A portion of the Calliphora vicina chromosome 5, idCalVici1.1, whole genome shotgun sequence genome contains these proteins:
- the Isha gene encoding SR-related and CTD-associated factor 4 isoform X1 produces the protein MENVVAFNNELSGLYESKPPISKAKMAAITRAAMRAIKFYKHVVQSVEKFILKCKPEYKVPGLYVIDSIVRQSRHQYGPEKDVFAPRFARNMKDTFANLFRCAPEDKSRIIRVLNLWQKNNVFAPDVIQPIFDLADPNHPIYSMPPPGASGSSAGPSGSGNISMTDISGSQANGGLNTSGGSMDMSLGVGGSGAPQSDDKPPGGLADLSSASPHERAQRNTNNSLRQLEHSKQHSKRSNNNSNSNTNASNMASTSKSREHSSKSTLESIKIHHPETYSKYQRSSHDYEYDDGGGHHMADGDASSDECLVTSPKNSNNILDNNNLKQLLNDPNVLRQLQTLQNFTKFKQDDKQHNLRLQEEAFEKHLQNVLKNSASSGSANQEANDFNKEVEFVSEEQKIEVITLDGNDSRSPTPDRERYKRRRSRSRSRSRDRGARNRRGRSRSRSRSRSPRSNRRRNSRDRERTNRDKEKEREHERERRKKGLPDLKKEHLSVCSTTLWVGHLSKLVYQEELSDTFGEYGDIVSIDQIVPRGCAFIVMNRRQDAHKAMQALKNYKLQGRAITISWAAGKGIKSKEWKDFWDLELGVTYIPWSKLDEGTDLDALEEGGMFDEDSMPGWMKEKINKLKSLKEGGGGSEHLKLPSGGAGMSGPPPALPPGGNPGMMFGIDTTQPPPGPPPTGGPPPMLPMVPGQFSMAPPMGGPPRMLGPHMGMPISGIHMPPNIVPPHAMMMMPGFGMAGPGGAPPMGPPHMPPMGGHPTQFPPPGGPPASASMASNVSSDDQMDIEMEDEEGATVATASSAPAGGIGNGMNFSQPPPAFAGGSAENPAAAAIEPFSRERNRGGVVGSRWGGRGGGAGPDEDVNEGRWRENGGPPPQGGPHNFPDSGPRNPGGPHRPDFMNDFDKRGGGPGPRGGGHNFNGGGGDFHPNMQNRFNQPTNLMQMRIPPPNAFNQRGGPGGGGGGPPMFMRGGQGGPGAQGGGRQQGPGFFNRNNPFDREINEGFGGRGRGRGAGRGGGRGGRGGGFGGGPHGGNWSDEEGDDGGFKRRGAGGMGGNRFRDREGSADRFSMRDNNNRGARRGPGGPPRERSDSERERDNRAGRGPSAGSVGRRLSRDNNNKKKPRFCDTEEDWDRELEEYDGKSDKKQIGESPTKTSENTSSIEKTAGDNSKTTTSSTTTNDTDKVEKQALPANDKKTETKDIKEDNETKAAKPHTVNTPPATVDDSDKNTKSATPLYDELPPPKANTTNKPANETTTAADAAPADNVKPATSAAAAAPAPPVIEKSLPTPAETVKPAVTAEKPAATADKPADTIAKTSEQPSPAVTNSSNNTKESVTQSSSEVVSGESKSAESSASDKVDAADTSATAAEA, from the exons ATGGAAAACGTAGTAGCGTTTAATAATGAG CTCTCCGGGCTTTACGAAAGTAAACCGCCCATTTCCAAGGCAAAAATGGCGGCCATAACAAGAGCTGCCATGAGAgcgattaaattttataaacatgtGGTACAAAGTGTGgagaaatttatattgaaatgtaAGCCAGAGTATAAAGTACCGGGTCTGTATGTTATCGACTCGATCGTACGACAATCCCGTCATCAGTATGGTCCCGAAAAAGATGTATTTGCACCACGTTTCGCCCGCAACATGAAGGATACATTTGCAAATCTATTTCGTTGTGCACCCGAAGATAAAAGTCGCATTATACGCGTGTTGAATTTATGGCAAAAGAATAATGTTTTTGCTCCCGATGTTATACAGCCCATCTTCGATTTGGCCGATCCGAATCATCCAATTTACTCAATGCCGCCACCGGGAGCCTCTGGCAGCTCAGCAGGTCCCAGTGGTTCGGGCAATATAAGTATGACTGATATATCCGGATCTCAGGCAAATGGCGGTTTGAATACCTCTGGTGGTTCTATGGATATGAGTTTGGGCGTCGGTGGCAGTGGTGCCCCTCAATCAGATGACAAACCACCCGGTGGATTGGCCGATCTATCG TCTGCAAGTCCTCACGAACGTGCACAACGCAATACTAACAACTCATTGAGACAATTAGAACATAGTAAGCAACACAGTAAACGTTCAAATAATAACAGTAACAGTAATACAAATGCCTCCAATATGGCCTCGACCTCAAAATCACGTGAACATTCTTCGAAATCAACTTTGGAATCGATTAAAATTCATCATCCCGAAACTTATAGTAAATATCAACGTAGCTCTCATGACTATGAGTACGATGATGGTGGTGGCCATCATATGGCCGATGGTGATGCCAGCAGTGATGAATGTCTTGTTACTTCACCCAAGAATTCCAATAATATTTTGGAT AATAACAATCTTAAGCAATTATTAAATGATCCCAATGTTTTACGTCAATTGCAaactttgcaaaattttactaaattcaaACAAGATGACAAACAACACAATTTACGTTTGCAGGAGGAGGCTTTcgaaaaacatttacaaaatgttttaaag aattccGCCTCTTCTGGCTCGGCCAATCAAGAAGCTAATGATTTCAATAAAGAAGTGGAATTCGTTTCGgaggaacaaaaaattgag GTTATCACTTTGGATGGCAATGATTCTCGTAGTCCCACCCCAGATCGTGAACGCTATAAGAGACGTCGCAGCCGCAGTCGTTCCCGTTCACGTGATCGTGGTGCTCGCAATCGTCGAGGCCGCAGCCGTTCCCGCTCTCGCAGTCGTTCGCCACGTTCGAATCGTCGTCGCAACTCTAGGGACCGAGAGCGTACCAATCGTGACAAGGAAAAGGAACGTGAACATGAACGTGAACGCCGCAAAAAGGGTCTACCAGACCTTAAAAAGGAACATTTAAGTG tttgcaGTACAACACTATGGGTGGGTCATTTATCGAAACTTGTCTACCAAGAGGAATTATCGGATACGTTTGGTGAATATGGCGATATTGTGAGCATTGATCAAATAGTACCGCGCGGTTGTGCGTTCATTGTTATGAATCGCCGCCAAGACGCCCACAAGGCCATGCAAGCCCTCAAGAATTATAAATTACAAGGCAGAGCCATAACCATATCGTGGGCGGCCGGTAAGGGTATCAAGAGTAAGGAATGGAAGGATTTCTGGGATTTAGAGCTGGGTGTTACTTATATACCGTGGAGTAAACTGGATGAGGGTACCGATTTAGATGCACTCGAAGAGGGTGGCATGTTCGATGAGGATTCCATGCCGGGTTGGATGAAGGAGAAGATAAACAAGTTGAAGAGTTTGAAGGAAGGTGGTGGTGGCAGTGAGCATTTGAAATTGCCTAGTGGTGGGGCTGGTATGTCGGGTCCGCCACCGGCTCTGCCGCCTGGTGGAAATCCGGGTATGATGTTTGGTATAGACACAACACAGCCACCACCGGGTCCTCCACCCACCGGTGGTCCACCGCCCATGTTACCCATGGTACCGGGTCAATTCTCAATGGCGCCACCCATGGGCGGACCGCCAAGAATGCTGGGACCTCACATGGGTATGCCAATATCTGGTATACATATGCCGCCTAATATAGTGCCTCCTCATGCTATGATGATGATGCCTGGCTTTGGTATGGCGGGACCAGGTGGTGCTCCCCCAATGGGTCCTCCACATATGCCTCCTATGGGTGGACATCCCACACAATTTCCACCACCCGGCGGACCACCAGCTTCAGCTTCAATGGCTTCCAATGTGTCCAGTGACGATCAAATGGATATTGAGATGGAAGACGAAGAGGGAGCCACAGTGGCTACAGCATCAAGTGCACCGGCTGGTGGCATCGGCAATGGTATGAATTTCTCACAGCCTCCTCCAGCTTTTGCGGGTGGAAGTGCAGAAAATCCAGCAGCTGCTGCCATCGAACCATTTTCACGTGAACGCAATCGTGGTGGTGTGGTTGGTTCCCGATGGGGAGGACGTGGTGGCGGTGCCGGTCCTGATGAGGATGTCAATGAGGGTAGATGGCGTGAGAATGGCGGTCCACCGCCCCAAGGCGGACCACATAATTTCCCAGACTCAGGGCCACGTAATCCTGGTGGACCACATAGGCCTGATTTTATGAATg attttgacaAACGTGGAGGAGGTCCCGGGCCTCGCGGTGGTGGTCACAATTTCAATGGTGGCGGCGGTGATTTTCATCCCAATATGCAAAATCGCTTTAATCAACCTACAAATTTAATGCAAATGCGTATACCTCCACCAAATGCGTTTAATCAAAGAGGTGGTCccggtggtggtggtggtggacCACCCATGTTTATGCGTGGCGGCCAAGGTGGACCTGGTGCTCAAGGTGGTGGCCGCCAACAAGGACCTG GATTCTTCAATAGAAACAATCCCTTTGATCGCGAAATTAACGAAGGCTTTGGTGGTCGTGGCAGGGGTCGCGGCGCAGGTCGAGGAGGTGGTCGTGGCGGTCGCGGTGGTGGCTTCGGAGGTGGTCCTCATGGCGGTAATTGGAGTGATGAAGAAGGTGACGATGGTGGTTTCAAAAGACGTGGTGCCGGTGGTATGGGAGGCAATCGTTTTCGTGATCGTGAGGGCAGTGCTGATCGCTTCAGCATGCGTGATAATAATAACAGAGGTGCACGTCGTGGACCAGGTGGTCCACCACGAGAACGCAGTGACAGTGAACGCGAGCGCGACAATCGTGCAGGACGTGGCCCTTCAGCCGGCAGCGTCGGTCGTCGTTTGTCTCGAGAcaataataacaagaaaaagCCACGTTTTTGCGATACAGAAGAAGATTGGGACCGTGAGCTCGAAGAATATGATGGCAAGAGTGATAAGAAGCAGATAGGAGAGTCACCCACTAAAACCAGCGAAAATACAAGCAGTATAGAGAAAACTGCAGGCGATAATAGTAAAACCACCACCAGCAGCACCACTACAAATGATACGGACAAAGTGGAAAAACAAGCGCTGCCGGCAAATGATAAGAAAACCGAAACTAAAGACATTAAGGAGGACAATGAAACTAAAGCAGCAAAACCTCACACAGTTAACACGCCGCCGGCAACAGTAGATGATAGTGATAAAAATACTAAATCTGCCACACCACTTTATGATGAACTACCGCCACCGAAGGCCAACACCACAAATAAACCAGCTAATGAAACGACGACAGCAGCTGATGCAGCACCAGCTGACAACGTGAAACCAGCAACATCAGCAGCTGCTGCTGCCCCAGCACCACCAGTAATAGAGAAATCATTACCAACACCAGCAGAAACTGTTAAACCAGCAGTAACAGCTGAAAAACCAGCAGCAACAGCTGATAAACCAGCAGATACAATTGCTAAGACCTCGGAACAGCCATCACCAGCCGTCACCAACTCAAGCAATAACACAAAGGAATCTGTTACACAAAGTAGTAGTGAAGTGGTGAGTGGTGAGAGTAAATCTGCAGAATCTTCTGCTAGCGATAAAGTTGATGCTGCTGATACATCTGCTACTGCTGCTGAAGCTTAA
- the Isha gene encoding SR-related and CTD-associated factor 4 isoform X2: MENVVAFNNELSGLYESKPPISKAKMAAITRAAMRAIKFYKHVVQSVEKFILKCKPEYKVPGLYVIDSIVRQSRHQYGPEKDVFAPRFARNMKDTFANLFRCAPEDKSRIIRVLNLWQKNNVFAPDVIQPIFDLADPNHPIYSMPPPGASGSSAGPSGSGNISMTDISGSQANGGLNTSGGSMDMSLGVGGSGAPQSDDKPPGGLADLSNNNLKQLLNDPNVLRQLQTLQNFTKFKQDDKQHNLRLQEEAFEKHLQNVLKNSASSGSANQEANDFNKEVEFVSEEQKIEVITLDGNDSRSPTPDRERYKRRRSRSRSRSRDRGARNRRGRSRSRSRSRSPRSNRRRNSRDRERTNRDKEKEREHERERRKKGLPDLKKEHLSVCSTTLWVGHLSKLVYQEELSDTFGEYGDIVSIDQIVPRGCAFIVMNRRQDAHKAMQALKNYKLQGRAITISWAAGKGIKSKEWKDFWDLELGVTYIPWSKLDEGTDLDALEEGGMFDEDSMPGWMKEKINKLKSLKEGGGGSEHLKLPSGGAGMSGPPPALPPGGNPGMMFGIDTTQPPPGPPPTGGPPPMLPMVPGQFSMAPPMGGPPRMLGPHMGMPISGIHMPPNIVPPHAMMMMPGFGMAGPGGAPPMGPPHMPPMGGHPTQFPPPGGPPASASMASNVSSDDQMDIEMEDEEGATVATASSAPAGGIGNGMNFSQPPPAFAGGSAENPAAAAIEPFSRERNRGGVVGSRWGGRGGGAGPDEDVNEGRWRENGGPPPQGGPHNFPDSGPRNPGGPHRPDFMNDFDKRGGGPGPRGGGHNFNGGGGDFHPNMQNRFNQPTNLMQMRIPPPNAFNQRGGPGGGGGGPPMFMRGGQGGPGAQGGGRQQGPGFFNRNNPFDREINEGFGGRGRGRGAGRGGGRGGRGGGFGGGPHGGNWSDEEGDDGGFKRRGAGGMGGNRFRDREGSADRFSMRDNNNRGARRGPGGPPRERSDSERERDNRAGRGPSAGSVGRRLSRDNNNKKKPRFCDTEEDWDRELEEYDGKSDKKQIGESPTKTSENTSSIEKTAGDNSKTTTSSTTTNDTDKVEKQALPANDKKTETKDIKEDNETKAAKPHTVNTPPATVDDSDKNTKSATPLYDELPPPKANTTNKPANETTTAADAAPADNVKPATSAAAAAPAPPVIEKSLPTPAETVKPAVTAEKPAATADKPADTIAKTSEQPSPAVTNSSNNTKESVTQSSSEVVSGESKSAESSASDKVDAADTSATAAEA, from the exons ATGGAAAACGTAGTAGCGTTTAATAATGAG CTCTCCGGGCTTTACGAAAGTAAACCGCCCATTTCCAAGGCAAAAATGGCGGCCATAACAAGAGCTGCCATGAGAgcgattaaattttataaacatgtGGTACAAAGTGTGgagaaatttatattgaaatgtaAGCCAGAGTATAAAGTACCGGGTCTGTATGTTATCGACTCGATCGTACGACAATCCCGTCATCAGTATGGTCCCGAAAAAGATGTATTTGCACCACGTTTCGCCCGCAACATGAAGGATACATTTGCAAATCTATTTCGTTGTGCACCCGAAGATAAAAGTCGCATTATACGCGTGTTGAATTTATGGCAAAAGAATAATGTTTTTGCTCCCGATGTTATACAGCCCATCTTCGATTTGGCCGATCCGAATCATCCAATTTACTCAATGCCGCCACCGGGAGCCTCTGGCAGCTCAGCAGGTCCCAGTGGTTCGGGCAATATAAGTATGACTGATATATCCGGATCTCAGGCAAATGGCGGTTTGAATACCTCTGGTGGTTCTATGGATATGAGTTTGGGCGTCGGTGGCAGTGGTGCCCCTCAATCAGATGACAAACCACCCGGTGGATTGGCCGATCTATCG AATAACAATCTTAAGCAATTATTAAATGATCCCAATGTTTTACGTCAATTGCAaactttgcaaaattttactaaattcaaACAAGATGACAAACAACACAATTTACGTTTGCAGGAGGAGGCTTTcgaaaaacatttacaaaatgttttaaag aattccGCCTCTTCTGGCTCGGCCAATCAAGAAGCTAATGATTTCAATAAAGAAGTGGAATTCGTTTCGgaggaacaaaaaattgag GTTATCACTTTGGATGGCAATGATTCTCGTAGTCCCACCCCAGATCGTGAACGCTATAAGAGACGTCGCAGCCGCAGTCGTTCCCGTTCACGTGATCGTGGTGCTCGCAATCGTCGAGGCCGCAGCCGTTCCCGCTCTCGCAGTCGTTCGCCACGTTCGAATCGTCGTCGCAACTCTAGGGACCGAGAGCGTACCAATCGTGACAAGGAAAAGGAACGTGAACATGAACGTGAACGCCGCAAAAAGGGTCTACCAGACCTTAAAAAGGAACATTTAAGTG tttgcaGTACAACACTATGGGTGGGTCATTTATCGAAACTTGTCTACCAAGAGGAATTATCGGATACGTTTGGTGAATATGGCGATATTGTGAGCATTGATCAAATAGTACCGCGCGGTTGTGCGTTCATTGTTATGAATCGCCGCCAAGACGCCCACAAGGCCATGCAAGCCCTCAAGAATTATAAATTACAAGGCAGAGCCATAACCATATCGTGGGCGGCCGGTAAGGGTATCAAGAGTAAGGAATGGAAGGATTTCTGGGATTTAGAGCTGGGTGTTACTTATATACCGTGGAGTAAACTGGATGAGGGTACCGATTTAGATGCACTCGAAGAGGGTGGCATGTTCGATGAGGATTCCATGCCGGGTTGGATGAAGGAGAAGATAAACAAGTTGAAGAGTTTGAAGGAAGGTGGTGGTGGCAGTGAGCATTTGAAATTGCCTAGTGGTGGGGCTGGTATGTCGGGTCCGCCACCGGCTCTGCCGCCTGGTGGAAATCCGGGTATGATGTTTGGTATAGACACAACACAGCCACCACCGGGTCCTCCACCCACCGGTGGTCCACCGCCCATGTTACCCATGGTACCGGGTCAATTCTCAATGGCGCCACCCATGGGCGGACCGCCAAGAATGCTGGGACCTCACATGGGTATGCCAATATCTGGTATACATATGCCGCCTAATATAGTGCCTCCTCATGCTATGATGATGATGCCTGGCTTTGGTATGGCGGGACCAGGTGGTGCTCCCCCAATGGGTCCTCCACATATGCCTCCTATGGGTGGACATCCCACACAATTTCCACCACCCGGCGGACCACCAGCTTCAGCTTCAATGGCTTCCAATGTGTCCAGTGACGATCAAATGGATATTGAGATGGAAGACGAAGAGGGAGCCACAGTGGCTACAGCATCAAGTGCACCGGCTGGTGGCATCGGCAATGGTATGAATTTCTCACAGCCTCCTCCAGCTTTTGCGGGTGGAAGTGCAGAAAATCCAGCAGCTGCTGCCATCGAACCATTTTCACGTGAACGCAATCGTGGTGGTGTGGTTGGTTCCCGATGGGGAGGACGTGGTGGCGGTGCCGGTCCTGATGAGGATGTCAATGAGGGTAGATGGCGTGAGAATGGCGGTCCACCGCCCCAAGGCGGACCACATAATTTCCCAGACTCAGGGCCACGTAATCCTGGTGGACCACATAGGCCTGATTTTATGAATg attttgacaAACGTGGAGGAGGTCCCGGGCCTCGCGGTGGTGGTCACAATTTCAATGGTGGCGGCGGTGATTTTCATCCCAATATGCAAAATCGCTTTAATCAACCTACAAATTTAATGCAAATGCGTATACCTCCACCAAATGCGTTTAATCAAAGAGGTGGTCccggtggtggtggtggtggacCACCCATGTTTATGCGTGGCGGCCAAGGTGGACCTGGTGCTCAAGGTGGTGGCCGCCAACAAGGACCTG GATTCTTCAATAGAAACAATCCCTTTGATCGCGAAATTAACGAAGGCTTTGGTGGTCGTGGCAGGGGTCGCGGCGCAGGTCGAGGAGGTGGTCGTGGCGGTCGCGGTGGTGGCTTCGGAGGTGGTCCTCATGGCGGTAATTGGAGTGATGAAGAAGGTGACGATGGTGGTTTCAAAAGACGTGGTGCCGGTGGTATGGGAGGCAATCGTTTTCGTGATCGTGAGGGCAGTGCTGATCGCTTCAGCATGCGTGATAATAATAACAGAGGTGCACGTCGTGGACCAGGTGGTCCACCACGAGAACGCAGTGACAGTGAACGCGAGCGCGACAATCGTGCAGGACGTGGCCCTTCAGCCGGCAGCGTCGGTCGTCGTTTGTCTCGAGAcaataataacaagaaaaagCCACGTTTTTGCGATACAGAAGAAGATTGGGACCGTGAGCTCGAAGAATATGATGGCAAGAGTGATAAGAAGCAGATAGGAGAGTCACCCACTAAAACCAGCGAAAATACAAGCAGTATAGAGAAAACTGCAGGCGATAATAGTAAAACCACCACCAGCAGCACCACTACAAATGATACGGACAAAGTGGAAAAACAAGCGCTGCCGGCAAATGATAAGAAAACCGAAACTAAAGACATTAAGGAGGACAATGAAACTAAAGCAGCAAAACCTCACACAGTTAACACGCCGCCGGCAACAGTAGATGATAGTGATAAAAATACTAAATCTGCCACACCACTTTATGATGAACTACCGCCACCGAAGGCCAACACCACAAATAAACCAGCTAATGAAACGACGACAGCAGCTGATGCAGCACCAGCTGACAACGTGAAACCAGCAACATCAGCAGCTGCTGCTGCCCCAGCACCACCAGTAATAGAGAAATCATTACCAACACCAGCAGAAACTGTTAAACCAGCAGTAACAGCTGAAAAACCAGCAGCAACAGCTGATAAACCAGCAGATACAATTGCTAAGACCTCGGAACAGCCATCACCAGCCGTCACCAACTCAAGCAATAACACAAAGGAATCTGTTACACAAAGTAGTAGTGAAGTGGTGAGTGGTGAGAGTAAATCTGCAGAATCTTCTGCTAGCGATAAAGTTGATGCTGCTGATACATCTGCTACTGCTGCTGAAGCTTAA
- the hng1 gene encoding uncharacterized protein hng1 — MTSNHRPLEEGDIELIDRVRASPCLYDTKDPNFRLIYKKEQEWQAVADGLAMSHWEARKRWTVLRDRYARELKQLIMHPDSTEYGNNDFFLRMNFIRNYVKKREVKRKRCNSQGVQIKDEEKPRPIKLYKFDSDGNNFESDDNQLSQTTEKSYIIDDSQVLTTGKFSYVEQLSQDHIEEQPENLNQIEEHCGEHEYHDYVEDTSAAYESVEEDHENLTQDNSNSYLLAPSVSSSCGNIIVKPESHKIADDYRISIEDQKLCTPPHLQQRPVIQNTCRDTTSPSLPSDTEEYFSKTIALYLRQLSPRHKIKAKVEMMQIIEKFIELEETKS, encoded by the exons atGACGTCCAACCATAGGCCCTTGGAGGAAGGTGACATCGAACTCATTGATCGCGTACGTGCCTCACCCTGTCTGTACGATACAAAGGATCCTAATTTTCGTTTGATCTACAAGAAAGAACAAGAATGGCAGGCTGTAGCCGATGGTCTGGCCATGTCACATTGGGAGGCTCGCAAGCGTTGGACTGTGTTAAGAGATCGTTATGCACGCGAACTGAAGCAGTTGATTATGCATCCCGACAGTACGGAGTATGGTAACAATGATTTTTTCCTTCGTATGAACTTCATAAGGAATTATGTTAAAAAGCGTGAGGTAAAACGAAAGCGCTGCAACTCCCAGGGCGTACAAATTAAAGACGAGGAGAAGCCCAGACCgataaaactatataaatttgattcGGATGGGAATAATTTCGAGTCGGATGATAATCAATTGTCGCAGACGACTGAAAAAAGCTACATAATTGATGACAGTCAGGTGTTAACGACTGGCAAATTTAGTTATGTGGAACAGTTGTCACAGGACCATATTGAAGAGCAGCCTGAGAACTTAAATCAAATAGAAGAACATTGTGGCGAACATGAATATCATGATTATGTGGAAG acACTTCTGCGGCTTATGAATCTGTAGAGGAGGATCATGAAAACTTAACCCAGGATAACTCCAATAGTTATTTGCTTGCCCCTTCAGTCAGTAGTAGTTGTGGTAACATTATAGTTAAACCAGAAAGCCACAAAATCGCTGATGACTATAGAATTTCCATAGAAGATCAAAAATTATGCACACCGCCACATTTACAACAGAGGCCTGTTATACAAAACACCTGCAGAGATACTACATCGCCCAGCTTGCCATCGGATACAGAAGAGTATTTCTCCAAGACGATAGCTTTATATTTGAGACAACTTTCGCCACGTCACAAAATCAAAGCTAAAGTGGAAATGATGCAGATAATTGAAAAGTTTATAGAGTTAGAAGAAACAAAATCCTAA
- the LSm1 gene encoding U6 snRNA-associated Sm-like protein LSm1, giving the protein MDDLNPLAGTAHLLEEVDKKLMVLLRDGRTLIGYLRSVDQFANLVLHRTIERIHVGNEYGDIPRGVFIIRGENVVLLGEIDREKESKLPLKEISVDEILDAQRREQEQRQEKHRLISKALKERGLAVNADIINEDFC; this is encoded by the exons atgGATGATTTAAATCCTTTAGCCGGCACTGCTCATCTGTTAGAAGAGGTGGATA aaaaactaaTGGTTTTATTGAGAGATGGTCGTACATTAATTGGCTATTTGCGTTCAGTGGATCAATTTGCAAATCTAGTATTACATCGTACCATAGAACGTATACACGTTGGCAATGAGTATGGTGACATACCGCGCGGAGTTTTTATTATACGTGGAGAAAATGTCGTGCTACTGGGTGAAATA GATCGTGAAAAGGAATCAAAATTGCCTCTAAAGGAAATATCTGTAGATGAAATCCTCGATGCTCAAAGAAGAGAACAAGAACAACGTCAAGAAAAACATCGTTTAATATCGAAAGCTTTAAAAGAACGAGGTTTAGCTGTTAATGCCGATATAATTAATGAAGACTTTTGTTAA